In the genome of Odontesthes bonariensis isolate fOdoBon6 chromosome 20, fOdoBon6.hap1, whole genome shotgun sequence, the window tgagggaagaagacaaggaaatgatggaagaagacaaggaaatgagggaagaagacaaagaaatgatggaagaagacaagaaatgagggaagaagacaaggaaatgagggaagaagacaaggaaatgagggaagaagacaaggaaatgatggaagaagacaaggaaatgagggaagaagacaaagaaatgatggaagaagacaagaaatgagggaagaagacaaggaaatgagggaagaagacaaggaaatgagggaagaagacaaggaaatgatggaagaagacaaggaaatgagggaagaagacaaagaaatgatggaagaagacaagaaatgagggaagaagacaaggaaatgatggaagaagacaagaaatgagggaagaagataAGGAAATGAAGGGAAGGGTTACCACGAGGAGAcaaaggagaggaggaaacaccACGAGGAGACAAAGGAGAGGAGGAAGCACCACGAGGAGAcaaaggagaggaggaaacaccACGAGGAGAcaaaggagaggaggaaacaccACGAGGAGAcaaaggagaggaggaaacaccACGAGGAGACAAAGGAGAGGAGGAAGCACCACGAGGAGACAAAGGAGAGGAGGAAGCACCACGAGGAGACAAAGGAAGCTCCTACCCATCCTCCGTTGTCTTCCATCCATCCTCGGACCCTCGGGGACTCCAGACTGTCCTCCATCCAGTCCAGGATGTCGTCCAGCTGACCCGTCTCGCCTGTCCGGGCCACCTGGGCGCTCAGAGCTCCGCCCAGCGCCATCATGGCCACGATGCGTCCCCAGTTCACGCCGTCCCTGAACAGTTCGTCCCTGATGGCCGCCAGGCGGCGCCGCCGCTCCTCGCCACCGCCGGCGCCCCACTGCGGCTGCGCGGACACCAGGGCACAAAGGTCGGGGTCAAGCCGGCGCTCCAGCTCCGCGCCGGCGCTCCGCAGCGCCGCCTGTAGGCGGGGCGGCGCCCTCTGCCAGCTGTCCACAGGGACGTCAGCGCTGGACATCCTCGTGGTCACTGGTCTCCATGGTGACGGTGATGCGGCGGTGATCCGCCTGCGCTGACGGGTCAGCGGGGAACGCCAGACCACGCCTCGGTGGCGCAGGAAGTCCTCCACAACATCGCGGCTGCTGTACGCGGCGGCCATCGCCCCCTGCGGGCCACGAGCTGACGTCACAGCCCAGGACCGGGCATCACTCCTcacagctgatgatgtcaccagGGCAACAGCTGTTTCACCAGCTGACTCACGGCCGGGCTCAGCTGCTCGGATGTGAGGTCAGGCTCCTCAAACTGATCCGAAGTCAAAGTTTCCCGTCAGAaaaactggtttaaactggttttcaCGGTCAGTTCCGGTCATCCTGACATGATTGGTCACAGCCACTGACGTCACGCCGTGACGCACGCACAGGAGCCGCTGCCAATCAGTAATCAATAGCCTATCAGAGCGCAGATAAAGACACCAGAGAGATCGGAGAGGTGGTGGCCACGCCCCCCCGGTGTGACGCCGGGATTCCCCTCCAACGGTcctgaggatgaggaggaggatgaaggcTGTTTCTCCCGTTTCTGTTGCGCTCCGTGCGTGTTCCTCCGTGCGTGTCCTCCTGGCTCTGTGCACGCAGCCTCAGTGCTGCTCAAGGCGCGCGCACATGAGTGCACACGGTGAAATTACGTTTTTGGAGGCTGTGGAATAAGTTCGGGCTGGTTCGGGCCGGTTCGGGCTGGTTCGGGCCGGTTCGGGCCGGTTCGGGCCGGTTCGGGCCGGGTTCGGGCTGGTTCGGGCCGGGTTCGGGCTGGTTCGGGCTGTGTTCGGGTCAGATACAGATGT includes:
- the LOC142370207 gene encoding apoptosis regulator Bcl-2-like, which gives rise to MAAAYSSRDVVEDFLRHRGVVWRSPLTRQRRRITAASPSPWRPVTTRMSSADVPVDSWQRAPPRLQAALRSAGAELERRLDPDLCALVSAQPQWGAGGGEERRRRLAAIRDELFRDGVNWGRIVAMMALGGALSAQVARTGETGQLDDILDWMEDSLESPRVRGWMEDNGGWDAFVELYESRPPVGFWSLRTVFGLVVLGAAGVTLGVLFAQR